A stretch of Pseudomonas sp. CCC3.1 DNA encodes these proteins:
- a CDS encoding sigma-70 family RNA polymerase sigma factor — MPTPSLLHADVHTLYSDHHHWLVNWLRRRLRNTENAADMAQDTFLYVLGKPEQVAQLREPRAWLSSIAKGLLIDRYRRQQVEQAYLDALAHLPERDMPSPEERLILLETLTRIDALLDGLTPKVRSAFLLSRLEGLGYQAIAEHLGVSVSSVEKYMATAIRHCFLARNAQ, encoded by the coding sequence CTGCCCACCCCATCGTTGTTGCACGCCGACGTCCATACCCTGTACAGCGACCACCATCACTGGCTGGTGAATTGGCTGCGACGGCGCCTGCGCAATACCGAGAATGCGGCTGACATGGCGCAGGACACTTTCCTGTATGTGCTGGGTAAACCCGAACAAGTGGCGCAACTGCGCGAGCCGCGTGCCTGGCTGAGCAGCATCGCCAAAGGCTTGTTGATTGACCGTTATCGTCGTCAGCAGGTTGAGCAGGCTTATCTGGACGCGCTCGCGCATCTGCCCGAACGGGACATGCCTTCGCCTGAAGAGCGTCTGATCTTGCTCGAAACCCTGACCCGCATTGATGCCTTGCTCGACGGCTTAACACCCAAGGTGCGCAGCGCTTTTCTGCTTTCACGGCTTGAAGGCCTGGGCTATCAGGCGATTGCCGAACACCTCGGGGTCAGCGTGAGTTCGGTTGAAAAGTACATGGCCACGGCCATCCGCCATTGTTTTTTGGCGCGAAACGCACAGTGA
- a CDS encoding serine/threonine transporter produces MNDQANSVDERFDAAPATLSRWDRHDTTWMLGLFGTAIGAGTLFLPINAGIGGFWPLLILALLAFPMTFYAHRGLTRFVLSGRDGSDITDVVEEHFGLTAGALITLLYFCAIFPILLIYSVALTNTVGSFMLNQLHITPPPRVILSLVLILGLLAVVRCGEQVIVKAMSMMVYPFIVALLFLAVFLIPHWNGGILTTASTFPEPSALLHTVWLAIPVMVFSFNHSPIISAFAVDQKRRYGVNADARSSQILSRAHVLMVVMVLFFVFSCVLTLSPEQLAEAKAQNLSILSYLANHFSNPTIAFAAPVIAFVAIAKSFLGHYIGASEGLKGLVLKTGKRPASKTLDRLTAAFMLLVCWAVATLNPSILRMIESFGGPVIAAILFLMPMYAIRRVPAMRQYSGRISNVFVTVVGLVAISSLVYSLIP; encoded by the coding sequence ATGAATGACCAGGCTAACAGCGTCGATGAACGCTTTGACGCGGCCCCTGCGACCCTCAGTCGCTGGGACCGACACGACACTACCTGGATGCTGGGCCTGTTCGGCACAGCCATTGGCGCAGGTACTTTGTTTTTGCCCATCAACGCAGGCATTGGCGGCTTTTGGCCGTTATTGATTCTGGCGCTGCTGGCATTCCCGATGACCTTTTATGCACACCGCGGCCTGACCCGCTTTGTGCTCTCCGGTCGCGACGGCTCCGACATCACGGATGTGGTTGAAGAGCATTTCGGCCTCACTGCCGGGGCGTTGATCACGCTGCTGTATTTCTGCGCGATTTTCCCGATCCTGCTGATTTACAGCGTGGCGCTGACCAATACGGTCGGCAGTTTCATGCTCAACCAGTTGCACATCACGCCACCGCCACGGGTCATTCTGTCGCTGGTGCTGATCCTTGGCCTGCTGGCCGTGGTGCGTTGCGGCGAGCAAGTGATCGTCAAGGCCATGAGCATGATGGTCTACCCGTTTATCGTCGCGTTGCTGTTTTTGGCAGTGTTCCTAATTCCGCACTGGAATGGCGGCATTCTGACCACCGCCAGTACCTTTCCTGAGCCCTCGGCGTTGTTGCACACCGTGTGGCTGGCGATTCCGGTGATGGTGTTCTCGTTTAACCACTCGCCGATCATTTCGGCCTTTGCCGTGGACCAGAAGCGCCGTTATGGCGTCAATGCCGATGCGCGCAGTTCGCAGATCCTGTCGCGCGCGCATGTGCTGATGGTGGTGATGGTGCTGTTCTTCGTCTTCAGCTGTGTGCTCACGCTGTCGCCTGAGCAACTGGCTGAAGCCAAGGCGCAGAACCTGTCGATCCTGTCGTACCTGGCCAACCACTTCAGCAACCCGACCATTGCTTTTGCCGCGCCGGTGATTGCATTCGTGGCGATTGCCAAGTCATTCCTGGGGCACTACATCGGCGCCAGTGAAGGCCTTAAAGGCCTGGTGCTGAAAACCGGCAAGCGCCCGGCCAGCAAAACCCTCGACCGCCTGACGGCTGCGTTCATGCTGCTGGTGTGCTGGGCTGTGGCCACGCTCAACCCAAGCATTCTGCGGATGATCGAAAGCTTCGGCGGCCCGGTGATTGCGGCCATCCTGTTCCTGATGCCGATGTATGCGATTCGCCGCGTGCCCGCCATGCGTCAGTACTCGGGGCGCATTTCCAACGTGTTTGTCACAGTTGTTGGCCTGGTGGCGATTTCGTCGCTGGTCTACTCGCTGATCCCTTGA
- a CDS encoding DUF4946 domain-containing protein: MTVSHRYTAFAGLLLALSLPVANAEGLVITWPGGWEVQAVPPAQDNSIQRQRAVKNDANGDPQMVMELTQSTLAPEHQVNMEAVLLQMRKTLQQTFAKDGYQSACNKIHDSTLGGLKALETTCKITQNGNHVITQTLVAATQGSSAYALSYAGPADGYKANQAEVQGIRASLRLGETAQ, encoded by the coding sequence ATGACCGTTTCGCACCGTTACACCGCATTTGCCGGCCTGTTGCTTGCCCTGTCACTGCCTGTCGCCAATGCCGAAGGTTTAGTGATTACCTGGCCGGGCGGCTGGGAAGTTCAGGCTGTGCCGCCTGCGCAAGACAACAGCATCCAGCGCCAGCGAGCAGTGAAAAACGACGCCAATGGCGATCCGCAGATGGTCATGGAACTGACACAGTCGACCCTGGCGCCTGAGCATCAGGTGAACATGGAGGCGGTGTTGCTGCAAATGCGCAAGACCTTGCAGCAAACCTTCGCCAAAGACGGGTATCAAAGTGCCTGTAACAAAATTCACGACAGCACGCTGGGCGGTCTGAAAGCGTTGGAAACCACCTGCAAGATCACCCAGAACGGCAACCACGTGATCACCCAGACGCTGGTAGCCGCCACTCAGGGCAGCAGCGCTTACGCCCTGTCCTACGCTGGCCCGGCCGATGGGTACAAAGCCAACCAAGCGGAAGTTCAGGGTATTCGCGCCAGCTTGCGGCTGGGCGAAACGGCTCAGTAA
- a CDS encoding zinc-binding alcohol dehydrogenase family protein, which translates to MKALQFSKTGDLAALTVVERPTPTPAAGEVLVHVKAAGLNPSDVKNVLGRFPYTTLPRIPGRDFAGVVVDGPSALIGQAVWGTGKDLGFYRDGSHAGYLTLPAEGVAQKPEALSFVQAASLGVPYTTAWDALQRTGVTAGTRLLVIGANGAVGSAAVALANVLGARVLAAVRRPEQALLLREQGVDVIVLEQPDALAGEVNAVFSGGAEVIFDTTGHWVPAAVPALAVFGRLAIIAAPLDGHVQLPALALYRKGGSVVGVNSLLYSSAECARMLNQFGQYFDQGLLPLPRDLQESPLVEGLHCYAQVNDGSSTKVVLIP; encoded by the coding sequence ATGAAGGCTCTGCAATTTTCCAAAACCGGTGATCTGGCGGCGCTGACGGTGGTTGAACGGCCAACGCCGACCCCGGCTGCGGGCGAGGTGCTGGTGCACGTCAAAGCGGCGGGCTTGAACCCCAGCGACGTGAAAAACGTGCTGGGGCGTTTTCCTTACACCACGTTGCCGCGCATTCCGGGCCGGGATTTTGCCGGGGTGGTGGTCGACGGGCCAAGCGCATTGATCGGGCAAGCAGTCTGGGGCACCGGCAAGGACCTGGGTTTTTATCGCGATGGCTCCCACGCAGGCTATTTGACCTTGCCAGCCGAAGGCGTTGCGCAAAAGCCCGAGGCGTTGAGCTTTGTGCAGGCGGCGAGCCTGGGCGTGCCATACACCACGGCCTGGGACGCTTTGCAGCGCACTGGCGTTACAGCTGGAACCCGCCTGCTGGTGATCGGTGCCAACGGCGCTGTCGGTTCGGCGGCGGTTGCGCTGGCTAACGTGCTGGGCGCCCGCGTACTGGCGGCTGTTCGCCGCCCTGAACAGGCCCTTTTGCTACGCGAGCAAGGGGTTGACGTCATCGTTCTGGAGCAGCCCGACGCCTTGGCTGGCGAGGTCAACGCTGTGTTCTCGGGTGGAGCAGAGGTGATCTTTGACACCACCGGCCACTGGGTGCCAGCCGCAGTACCGGCATTGGCGGTGTTTGGTCGGCTGGCCATCATTGCCGCACCACTGGACGGCCATGTGCAACTGCCTGCCTTGGCGTTGTACCGCAAGGGCGGCTCCGTGGTGGGGGTTAACAGCCTGCTGTACAGCAGCGCAGAGTGCGCGCGCATGCTCAACCAGTTTGGGCAGTACTTTGATCAGGGATTACTGCCATTGCCGCGCGATCTGCAAGAAAGCCCGCTGGTCGAAGGGTTGCACTGTTATGCGCAGGTCAATGACGGCTCAAGCACCAAAGTGGTGCTGATTCCTTAA